A single window of Gammaproteobacteria bacterium DNA harbors:
- a CDS encoding MFS transporter, with protein sequence MNTRKTPLLAGLLGNALEWYDFILYANFATIIARLFFPNENPTVALLLTFGIFASSFLVRPLGAVLFGYIGDHLGRRIALITSISLMSVPTLLIGFLPTYASTGIAAPIFLLILRLLQGIAISGELNSAATFLVEHAKKNRRGLAGSLVMGTVFFGALIGAALSTLLTVILTPEALASWGWRLLFVLGGLAGVTGLIVRLRMQESARFLSQKETAKRLPLSYVFVNYPKQMCIAIALTSIMAVGNHTIFAYVMTFLVKFTHLTTEQANIINLLGFVVIVLL encoded by the coding sequence ATGAACACGAGAAAAACACCATTATTAGCAGGCTTATTAGGTAACGCGCTTGAGTGGTATGATTTTATTCTATATGCCAATTTTGCAACAATTATTGCGCGCCTGTTTTTCCCCAACGAGAACCCCACCGTTGCCTTACTACTTACTTTTGGGATTTTTGCCTCCAGCTTTCTAGTCCGGCCGCTAGGCGCAGTATTATTTGGTTATATTGGAGACCACCTTGGCCGACGCATTGCATTAATTACTTCCATTAGCTTAATGAGCGTCCCAACATTACTCATTGGCTTTTTACCCACTTATGCTAGCACTGGTATTGCAGCACCAATTTTTTTACTCATTTTGCGTTTATTACAAGGTATTGCGATTAGTGGAGAACTCAATAGCGCCGCAACTTTTTTGGTCGAGCATGCGAAAAAAAATCGTCGCGGTTTAGCAGGGTCTTTAGTCATGGGAACGGTGTTTTTCGGCGCATTAATTGGCGCAGCATTATCTACTTTATTAACGGTGATATTAACTCCTGAGGCACTCGCCTCATGGGGATGGAGATTATTGTTTGTTTTAGGTGGACTCGCTGGCGTTACTGGCTTGATAGTTCGTTTACGTATGCAAGAATCAGCGCGTTTTTTATCTCAGAAAGAAACCGCCAAGCGCTTACCTTTGAGTTATGTTTTTGTGAATTATCCTAAACAAATGTGCATTGCTATTGCATTGACCAGCATTATGGCCGTAGGAAATCATACCATTTTTGCTTATGTCATGACTTTTTTAGTGAAATTCACGCATTTAACTACTGAGCAAGCGAATATTATTAATCTGCTAGGTTTTGTCGTGATCGTTTTATTA
- a CDS encoding Glu/Leu/Phe/Val dehydrogenase, which yields MPRLTRKPPRIDTLMRYADMLGFGDIHTKIDDTNQLRSIVAVHNTTLGPAIGGCRFYPYTSFSYAYKDVLRLAYMMTLKSAISELPHGGAKGVILYPKHAFDRKKLMHAFGDFINQLQGKYITSMDVGTTAADMDMIYERSSYVIGATTTLHNDPSLYTGLGIFRGLEAAVKFKLHRDSLENIHVVLQGAGKVSYALCQLLHAAKAKITICDTNPLSLPRYQEEFGATIVEPEAIYDVPCDIFSPSAIGGTINKHTIERLQTSIVGGAANNQLAHVRFIQLLEQKNILYAPDYVLNAGGVIYAALAYGNKSEDEILLQVNAIYRRLLNIFEEARSEGISTTEVSFKIAKRRLEQARQK from the coding sequence ATGCCTAGATTAACTCGTAAACCCCCTCGTATTGACACTTTAATGCGCTATGCCGACATGCTGGGGTTTGGTGATATTCATACAAAAATAGACGATACTAACCAGTTACGTTCAATTGTTGCTGTACACAACACGACTCTAGGTCCCGCAATCGGCGGCTGTCGTTTTTATCCCTATACTTCATTTAGTTATGCTTACAAAGATGTATTACGCCTTGCGTACATGATGACGCTTAAATCTGCCATCAGCGAATTGCCGCATGGCGGTGCAAAAGGAGTCATTCTATATCCGAAACATGCGTTTGACAGAAAAAAGTTGATGCACGCATTTGGAGATTTTATTAATCAACTCCAGGGGAAATATATTACCTCCATGGATGTTGGCACCACAGCTGCAGATATGGATATGATCTACGAACGCAGTTCGTATGTGATTGGCGCAACCACTACCTTACATAACGACCCATCATTATATACAGGATTAGGCATATTTCGCGGCCTAGAAGCAGCAGTAAAATTTAAATTACACCGTGATTCACTAGAAAATATCCACGTTGTTTTGCAAGGCGCTGGAAAAGTTTCTTACGCGCTCTGCCAATTACTGCATGCGGCGAAAGCAAAAATCACGATCTGTGACACCAACCCGTTGTCATTGCCACGCTATCAAGAAGAATTTGGTGCGACCATTGTTGAGCCAGAAGCCATTTACGACGTACCTTGCGATATTTTCTCTCCATCAGCAATTGGCGGCACGATTAATAAACATACTATCGAACGTTTACAAACTTCCATCGTTGGTGGGGCTGCGAATAATCAATTAGCCCATGTACGATTTATTCAATTGTTAGAACAAAAAAATATCTTATACGCGCCTGATTATGTGCTTAATGCCGGCGGTGTGATTTATGCCGCGCTGGCTTATGGCAATAAATCTGAAGATGAAATCTTATTACAAGTGAATGCCATCTATAGACGATTGCTGAATATTTTTGAAGAAGCACGCTCAGAGGGCATTTCTACCACTGAAGTTTCTTTTAAAATTGCGAAACGCCGTTTAGAACAAGCTCGTCAGAAATAA
- the dapB gene encoding 4-hydroxy-tetrahydrodipicolinate reductase, translating into MPKTILINGAFGRMGQLACATIEKHPNFTLIAKTGRNDDLNHALATYCPDIVLDLTNATCVWENAQIMLQHRAFPIIGASGLKKEQIDCILSKSNEVSLGGLIIPNFSLGAVLQMRCAEQVARYFAKAEIIEAHHEKKLDAPSGTALATAARIEKVHPTSACKTPIHSVRLPGLVAQQEIIFGAEAETLSIVHNVLNREAYMPGLILACQKVTSFNRMYYGLDICLEG; encoded by the coding sequence ATGCCAAAAACAATCCTCATCAACGGCGCATTCGGGCGTATGGGTCAATTAGCCTGTGCTACAATTGAAAAACATCCTAATTTTACGCTTATAGCCAAAACAGGTCGCAACGATGATCTGAATCATGCATTAGCCACTTATTGTCCCGATATCGTGCTTGATCTTACTAATGCAACTTGTGTTTGGGAAAATGCTCAAATCATGCTGCAACATCGTGCTTTTCCGATTATTGGCGCTTCTGGATTAAAAAAAGAACAAATTGATTGTATTTTGAGTAAGTCAAATGAAGTGAGCTTGGGCGGCTTAATTATTCCCAACTTTTCTTTAGGCGCCGTCTTACAAATGCGTTGCGCAGAGCAAGTTGCTCGCTACTTCGCCAAAGCAGAGATTATAGAAGCGCACCATGAGAAAAAACTGGACGCACCTTCCGGCACAGCACTTGCTACCGCCGCACGTATAGAGAAGGTTCACCCAACCTCGGCTTGCAAGACCCCCATCCACTCGGTTAGACTTCCCGGCCTAGTGGCGCAACAAGAAATTATATTTGGCGCAGAAGCTGAAACGCTCAGTATCGTGCATAATGTTCTGAATCGTGAAGCGTATATGCCTGGATTAATCCTTGCTTGCCAAAAAGTAACATCGTTCAATCGTATGTATTACGGTTTGGATATTTGTTTAGAAGGATAA
- a CDS encoding undecaprenyl-phosphate glucose phosphotransferase, producing MFRHDLNRDYQSLFRFFLFCFDIVLVVLAGVLAHYIRFQNAAIDYRYWQVLGLALVVSLVIFRWCGLYKPLREKRLLSYLLQGTFAIFLVFSVLSVFGVLSKSSVHYSRLWVGYWLFFLWAGFVCSRLFVYALLSYLRYKGVNAKRIIVIGVNARAQALVKTLCHTAWSGVKPVLFFSESEIHEKSFLNIPVETFELSRLREFVHSLLVDEVWIVLPLREEVLIKSIAENLMHEVVAVRYVPDFMGLSFRRHTMTEISGYPLINLYATPMEGGRRWLKAIEDRSLALLFLLIASPLILLISLLIKITSPGPVFFKQQRHGWNGKKFMVYKFRSMVVHQEQVGVVSQAIKNDSRITKIGRILRRTSFDELPQLLNVLQGDMSIVGPRPHAVEHNEYYKDLIESYMQRFKVKPGITGWAQVNGYRGETDTLEKMQRRVEYDLFYIENWTLLFDIRIVFLTLWHGFFHRNAY from the coding sequence ATGTTTCGACACGATCTAAATAGAGATTACCAATCCCTTTTTCGTTTTTTTTTATTTTGCTTTGACATTGTTTTGGTAGTGTTAGCTGGGGTGTTGGCGCATTACATCCGCTTCCAGAACGCAGCAATTGATTATCGTTATTGGCAGGTTTTGGGTTTGGCCTTAGTTGTATCTTTGGTAATTTTTCGTTGGTGTGGTTTATACAAACCATTAAGAGAAAAACGTTTACTATCGTATTTATTGCAAGGCACCTTTGCGATTTTTTTAGTATTTAGTGTGCTTAGTGTATTTGGCGTGCTGAGCAAGAGTAGTGTGCACTACTCACGTTTGTGGGTGGGATACTGGCTTTTTTTTCTTTGGGCGGGATTTGTTTGTTCGCGCTTATTTGTTTATGCGCTATTATCTTACTTGCGTTATAAGGGAGTGAATGCGAAGCGCATTATAGTGATTGGCGTCAATGCGCGCGCGCAAGCGCTGGTGAAAACTTTATGCCATACAGCATGGTCGGGTGTTAAACCTGTATTGTTTTTTTCTGAATCAGAAATTCATGAAAAATCTTTCTTGAATATTCCAGTTGAAACATTTGAATTATCACGCTTGCGTGAATTTGTGCATAGTCTTTTAGTTGACGAAGTATGGATTGTTTTGCCTTTGCGTGAAGAAGTGCTTATTAAAAGTATTGCAGAAAATTTAATGCATGAAGTTGTTGCGGTGCGTTACGTCCCTGATTTTATGGGTTTATCTTTCCGGCGTCATACTATGACAGAGATTTCTGGTTATCCGCTTATTAATTTGTATGCAACACCTATGGAGGGTGGTAGGCGTTGGTTGAAAGCTATTGAGGATCGTAGTTTGGCGTTGTTATTTTTATTAATAGCATCACCATTAATATTATTGATTAGTTTGTTAATTAAGATCACTTCACCCGGCCCGGTTTTCTTTAAGCAACAACGTCATGGTTGGAATGGAAAAAAATTTATGGTTTATAAATTTAGATCCATGGTCGTGCATCAAGAGCAAGTTGGCGTAGTTTCTCAGGCAATCAAAAATGATAGTCGTATCACAAAAATTGGTCGCATTTTGCGCCGTACAAGTTTTGATGAATTACCGCAACTATTGAATGTGTTGCAAGGCGATATGTCTATTGTTGGGCCAAGACCGCATGCTGTTGAGCATAATGAATATTACAAAGATTTAATAGAATCCTATATGCAACGTTTTAAAGTAAAGCCAGGCATTACAGGATGGGCGCAAGTTAATGGTTATCGCGGAGAAACGGACACCTTGGAAAAAATGCAGCGTCGTGTAGAGTATGATTTGTTTTATATAGAAAACTGGACGCTGTTATTTGACATTCGAATTGTATTTTTAACTTTGTGGCACGGATTTTTTCATCGCAATGCGTATTGA
- a CDS encoding bifunctional sulfate adenylyltransferase/adenylylsulfate kinase: MQDFFLTPRQRCDIECLLNGAFAPLNSFCDQKTYESILAHRRLPSGEVWPMPITLDVSRAQAGSLALGEVIGLYDQEGMHLANMTITSIWEPDKMAEAKAVFGTTDETHPGVDYLMNIAGDIYLSGDLEKVTSPSHYDFTHLRLSPVELKQHFKANGWKKVVAFQTRNPMHRAHQELTLRAAKEHDAHLLIHPAVGMTKPGDVDHYTRVHCYQSILTSYPEKTATLSLLPIAMRMAGPIEALWHALIRKNYGCTHFIVGRDHAGPGKDKDGQDFYGPYDAQEMVRQYQDEIGIQMVPFYELVYVQERDAYLQEDEVEPGETVLKISGTEFRRMLKTGEEVPAWFSYPGVIHELRKTFPAKEKQGLTIFFTGLSGAGKSTIANALLIKLMELTDRSVSLLDGDVVRKNLSSELGFSKEHRDLNILRIGYVASEITKHGGIAICAPIAPYRNTRRKVREIVSETGAFIEVYVSTSLAVCESRDRKGLYKKARQGIIKEFTGISDPYEVPENAEIVINTSEHSVEQEVMMIIDKLVAFGYLKLPNLV; encoded by the coding sequence ATGCAAGATTTTTTTTTAACACCAAGACAGCGTTGTGATATTGAATGTTTATTGAACGGAGCTTTTGCGCCTTTGAATAGTTTTTGTGATCAAAAAACTTATGAAAGCATTCTTGCGCATCGTCGTCTACCAAGCGGCGAAGTGTGGCCGATGCCAATTACCTTGGATGTTTCTCGGGCTCAGGCAGGGTCTCTTGCTCTTGGTGAAGTGATTGGTTTATACGATCAAGAAGGAATGCATTTAGCGAATATGACAATCACGTCTATTTGGGAGCCGGATAAAATGGCGGAAGCCAAAGCAGTTTTTGGCACAACTGATGAGACGCATCCTGGTGTTGATTATCTGATGAATATTGCAGGTGATATTTATTTGAGCGGTGATTTGGAGAAAGTAACCTCACCTAGCCATTATGATTTTACACATTTGCGATTATCACCAGTGGAACTTAAGCAGCATTTCAAAGCAAATGGCTGGAAGAAAGTGGTTGCCTTTCAGACAAGAAACCCAATGCATCGCGCGCATCAAGAATTAACATTGCGCGCAGCCAAAGAACATGACGCGCATTTATTAATTCACCCTGCCGTTGGCATGACTAAACCTGGGGATGTAGATCATTATACTCGTGTGCATTGTTATCAAAGTATTTTAACTTCTTATCCTGAAAAGACGGCGACTTTAAGTTTATTGCCTATCGCCATGCGCATGGCGGGTCCAATAGAGGCGCTGTGGCACGCGTTAATTCGTAAAAATTATGGTTGTACGCATTTTATTGTGGGGCGCGATCATGCCGGGCCTGGCAAAGATAAAGATGGCCAAGATTTTTATGGGCCTTATGATGCGCAAGAGATGGTTCGCCAATATCAAGATGAAATTGGCATTCAAATGGTGCCTTTCTATGAACTGGTTTATGTGCAAGAACGAGATGCTTATCTTCAAGAAGATGAAGTTGAGCCTGGTGAAACTGTGTTAAAAATTTCCGGAACAGAATTTCGTCGCATGCTGAAAACAGGTGAAGAAGTTCCCGCATGGTTTTCTTATCCGGGAGTTATCCATGAATTGCGAAAAACTTTTCCTGCAAAAGAAAAGCAAGGCTTGACTATATTTTTCACGGGTTTATCAGGCGCAGGTAAATCCACTATTGCAAATGCTTTGTTAATCAAACTGATGGAATTAACAGATCGTTCAGTTTCATTATTAGATGGCGATGTAGTCAGGAAAAATCTATCTAGCGAACTAGGGTTCTCAAAAGAACATAGGGATCTCAATATTCTGCGCATTGGTTATGTTGCGAGTGAAATTACTAAGCATGGAGGCATTGCCATTTGTGCGCCAATTGCGCCGTATCGTAATACACGCCGCAAGGTGCGTGAGATAGTTTCTGAAACAGGCGCGTTTATTGAAGTCTATGTTTCTACATCGCTAGCAGTATGTGAGAGCCGTGATCGAAAAGGGCTTTATAAAAAAGCACGTCAAGGAATTATCAAAGAATTTACTGGCATTAGTGATCCTTATGAAGTGCCAGAAAATGCAGAAATTGTGATTAATACATCAGAGCACTCGGTTGAACAAGAAGTGATGATGATTATCGATAAGCTTGTAGCGTTCGGATATTTGAAATTACCTAATTTAGTCTAA
- a CDS encoding PqqD family protein, translating to MHQSYQLRSQAIIHELLDREIIVADLDTGVYYSLRETGVPVWQMLLAGQTKESIVQAVVARYPDVSPVMICEDVEKHIQDLLSIQILVPRKEASSEALLNESLVWELGYYFPVFEQFNDMQQLLMLDPIHEVDEQGWPHQEKI from the coding sequence ATGCATCAAAGTTATCAGTTAAGAAGTCAAGCCATTATTCATGAGTTACTTGATCGGGAAATTATTGTCGCAGATCTTGATACGGGGGTTTACTATTCTCTTCGAGAAACAGGCGTTCCTGTGTGGCAAATGCTTTTAGCAGGTCAAACAAAAGAGTCGATTGTTCAGGCAGTTGTCGCTCGATATCCTGATGTATCGCCAGTAATGATTTGTGAAGATGTTGAAAAACATATTCAAGATTTGCTAAGTATTCAGATTTTAGTCCCTAGAAAAGAAGCTTCATCTGAAGCTTTACTTAATGAATCATTGGTTTGGGAGCTTGGATATTATTTCCCCGTTTTTGAACAGTTTAATGATATGCAGCAGTTATTGATGTTAGACCCTATTCATGAGGTTGATGAGCAGGGTTGGCCTCATCAAGAAAAGATATGA
- a CDS encoding glycosyltransferase family 4 protein, with product MKILLWSPYSFPHIGGMEVLLHTLALQLKAMGHEVKVLSSNMESDDCKEFEIDGIPIFLFPFIRALTHLNLPVVKNILNKVKMFINDFSPDIVNIHGWHELPAFYQVRALANSNIPLLLTIHGTLEQDDYKTPSCLRLMAMAHAVSAVSEALRRDFCSLGINSPPVQLIHNALIIPRAPIKPVDTQSQHIVMIGRLSVEKGFEIAFAAIKNLLPRYPQLRLTVVGDGPLINTLTALKRELGIEHAITMMGFVPHEEVFGYIDAAAFVLMPSSYESFGLVALETAMRGRAIIASNVVGLPEIIDHNTTGILIDPVNAETLQQAIDFLLQNPDKIREMGFAAKEKSKLFCVENMADQYEKIYNDIAIG from the coding sequence ATGAAAATTTTATTGTGGTCGCCCTACAGTTTTCCTCATATTGGAGGCATGGAAGTGCTCCTGCATACACTTGCATTGCAGTTAAAAGCAATGGGTCACGAAGTGAAGGTGTTATCTAGCAATATGGAGAGTGATGATTGCAAAGAGTTTGAGATAGACGGCATCCCTATTTTTTTATTTCCATTTATTCGTGCGTTAACGCATTTAAATTTACCTGTTGTTAAAAATATTCTTAATAAAGTGAAGATGTTTATCAACGACTTTTCTCCAGATATAGTCAATATTCATGGCTGGCATGAACTTCCTGCCTTTTATCAAGTTCGTGCATTAGCCAATAGTAATATTCCATTGTTGTTGACGATACATGGCACTTTGGAGCAAGATGATTATAAAACGCCCTCGTGTTTACGTTTAATGGCCATGGCGCATGCGGTGAGTGCTGTTTCTGAAGCTTTGAGGCGTGATTTTTGCTCCTTGGGGATTAATTCACCGCCAGTACAATTAATTCATAATGCACTTATTATTCCAAGAGCACCCATTAAACCTGTAGACACTCAGAGTCAGCATATTGTTATGATCGGCCGATTGAGTGTAGAAAAAGGATTTGAAATTGCATTTGCGGCAATAAAAAATTTATTACCACGCTATCCACAACTTCGATTGACAGTAGTTGGCGACGGGCCACTCATCAACACGTTGACAGCGCTTAAACGGGAATTAGGGATAGAACATGCGATTACTATGATGGGCTTTGTCCCGCATGAAGAGGTGTTTGGCTATATTGATGCCGCGGCTTTTGTATTAATGCCTTCATCTTACGAAAGCTTTGGATTGGTAGCATTAGAAACTGCTATGCGTGGTCGCGCGATTATTGCGAGCAACGTCGTTGGGCTGCCTGAAATTATTGATCATAATACAACAGGTATTTTAATTGATCCTGTAAATGCAGAAACCTTGCAGCAAGCTATCGATTTTCTTTTGCAAAATCCAGATAAAATTCGTGAAATGGGTTTCGCGGCTAAAGAAAAATCGAAATTATTTTGTGTGGAAAATATGGCAGATCAATATGAAAAAATTTACAATGACATCGCCATTGGTTAG
- a CDS encoding glycosyltransferase family 2 protein, whose translation MKKFTMTSPLVSTIIPAHNGEEYIKEAIESALQQDYLSQEIWVIDNASSDNTAEIVRSFSQVNYVFSAIANTAMARNLGATYAQGKYLAFLDQDDWWPKQKISLQVEFLQKNINYGAVIGMQKIYLEPGCERPHWAKEAWFEKLQYAYLPSALMVRRNVFLDCHAFNEDLPFASDVDWFLRIKNAGVMLKILPDLIVNRRIHSKNNSSQIAALHKEILLSLKESIRYGRKS comes from the coding sequence ATGAAAAAATTTACAATGACATCGCCATTGGTTAGCACCATTATTCCTGCTCATAATGGAGAGGAATATATAAAAGAAGCAATTGAAAGCGCTTTGCAGCAAGATTATTTATCTCAAGAAATTTGGGTCATTGATAATGCGTCTAGTGATAATACGGCTGAGATTGTTCGTTCATTTTCTCAGGTTAATTATGTGTTTAGCGCTATTGCTAATACAGCAATGGCTCGAAATCTTGGTGCCACTTATGCTCAAGGAAAGTATTTGGCTTTTCTTGATCAAGATGATTGGTGGCCTAAACAAAAAATTTCATTACAGGTCGAGTTTTTGCAAAAAAATATAAATTACGGGGCGGTAATTGGTATGCAGAAAATTTACCTCGAGCCCGGATGCGAGAGGCCGCACTGGGCAAAAGAAGCATGGTTTGAAAAATTACAGTATGCGTATTTACCTAGTGCGCTCATGGTTAGACGAAATGTTTTTTTGGATTGTCATGCTTTTAATGAAGACTTGCCATTTGCCAGTGACGTAGATTGGTTTTTAAGAATAAAAAATGCTGGAGTTATGCTAAAGATTTTGCCCGATTTAATCGTTAATCGTCGTATTCATAGCAAAAACAACTCAAGCCAAATAGCAGCACTTCATAAAGAAATATTATTATCGCTTAAGGAATCTATTCGTTATGGAAGAAAAAGTTAA
- a CDS encoding glycosyltransferase family 2 protein: MEEKVKSISIIIPVFNGEAYIAEAILTALNQDYVYKEVIVINDGSTDKTAEICQLFGGKIIYYEQKNRGLGASRNQGVLLAKGQYIAFLDCDDLWEPTKLSGQMQNHADDALHFTMIKQFYCSSLSDVEKSNITIHKEILPGYCGSCLLLNRDLFQKVGLFHEKNEVGEFIEWYSRAMALNIPVHLLEEVLAYRRVHANNMGRQRERYSRQEYLKVLKKNLELRRQKECV; the protein is encoded by the coding sequence ATGGAAGAAAAAGTTAAAAGTATAAGTATCATTATTCCGGTATTTAACGGTGAAGCCTATATCGCAGAAGCGATTCTTACCGCATTAAATCAAGATTATGTATACAAAGAAGTTATCGTGATTAATGATGGATCTACTGACAAAACGGCTGAAATATGCCAGTTGTTTGGGGGGAAAATTATATATTATGAACAAAAAAACAGGGGGTTGGGTGCTAGCAGAAATCAAGGTGTTTTGTTGGCAAAAGGCCAGTATATCGCATTTTTAGATTGTGATGATTTGTGGGAGCCTACAAAATTAAGTGGTCAAATGCAAAATCATGCAGACGATGCTTTGCATTTTACAATGATTAAGCAGTTTTATTGCTCTTCATTATCTGATGTTGAAAAATCAAATATTACAATACATAAAGAAATTTTGCCTGGATATTGTGGTAGTTGTTTGTTATTGAATCGAGATCTTTTTCAAAAAGTGGGTCTGTTCCATGAAAAAAATGAAGTGGGAGAATTTATAGAGTGGTATAGCCGAGCGATGGCGTTAAACATCCCGGTGCATCTTCTTGAAGAAGTATTAGCTTATAGACGTGTGCATGCTAATAATATGGGCAGGCAGCGTGAGCGATATTCGCGACAAGAATATTTGAAGGTGCTCAAAAAGAACTTGGAATTACGTCGACAGAAAGAGTGTGTATGA
- a CDS encoding nucleotidyltransferase family protein has translation MKKLNCWPREDQELLLKAALSKFPEAIIAWTNYLATHDLDHIEHACIHLLPLVYMNIQQNHVCKSVYRYWWASNHLFLNRFKQLLQTLIEQNIEPCLLKGGALMLCCYSSPGARVIGDIDILIDKSQVKKTIERLMSLGWQPSFEMENLEDYMKIKHGCHFTNQHNQCVDLHWLLSLRHVTNTSLAQVSYKTVRHFTEKLGREVVMLCPEDQLLHIFIHGIAESEQPLIRWVPDAAFILRHHTLFDWDYFFQQTKNAKISFIVKPALEYLHEKNFIILSKRTLKSLGKLKDPWSEIFSASFSRTKIVHTIRFVRLTWKEYRQKTPACCWVLALLRLPKYLSQRWRCENKVGFFRKLQKKFFKHLLGK, from the coding sequence ATGAAAAAATTAAATTGCTGGCCGAGAGAAGATCAAGAGCTATTATTAAAAGCAGCATTATCGAAATTCCCTGAAGCGATTATTGCTTGGACCAATTACCTTGCAACGCATGACCTTGATCATATAGAGCATGCTTGTATTCACTTGTTGCCTTTAGTGTATATGAATATACAGCAAAATCACGTATGTAAAAGTGTTTATCGTTATTGGTGGGCTTCAAACCATTTATTTCTTAATAGGTTCAAGCAGCTTCTGCAAACACTCATTGAGCAAAATATTGAGCCTTGCTTGCTAAAAGGGGGCGCATTAATGTTGTGCTGCTATTCCAGTCCAGGAGCGCGTGTCATCGGCGATATCGATATCTTGATCGATAAATCACAGGTGAAAAAAACCATAGAGCGCCTTATGTCTCTAGGGTGGCAGCCATCTTTTGAGATGGAAAATCTTGAAGATTATATGAAAATTAAGCATGGCTGCCATTTTACCAACCAACATAATCAATGCGTTGATCTGCACTGGTTACTTTCTTTACGTCACGTTACAAATACATCTTTAGCGCAAGTTTCATATAAAACAGTGCGGCATTTTACTGAAAAACTTGGAAGAGAAGTTGTTATGCTTTGCCCAGAAGACCAGTTGCTTCATATTTTTATTCATGGCATTGCGGAGAGTGAACAGCCGCTAATTCGCTGGGTGCCTGACGCAGCCTTCATTCTTCGTCATCACACTTTGTTTGACTGGGATTACTTTTTTCAGCAAACAAAAAATGCTAAAATTTCTTTTATTGTCAAGCCCGCATTAGAATACTTGCATGAAAAAAATTTTATTATATTGTCAAAAAGAACACTGAAATCTCTTGGGAAACTCAAGGATCCATGGAGTGAAATTTTTTCGGCTAGTTTTTCTAGAACTAAAATAGTTCATACTATTAGATTTGTTCGTTTAACGTGGAAGGAATATCGACAAAAAACACCGGCTTGTTGTTGGGTGTTAGCATTACTTCGGCTGCCGAAATATTTATCGCAACGTTGGCGCTGCGAAAATAAGGTGGGTTTTTTCAGGAAGCTGCAGAAAAAATTTTTTAAGCATTTGTTAGGAAAATAA
- the cysQ gene encoding 3'(2'),5'-bisphosphate nucleotidase CysQ: MLTQDLLRNVIKITHQAGEKIMSVYGEQATDINIMQKEDGSPLTKADLLAHQTIIDGLKLLTPDIPILSEESSEAECSQRHQWPTLWMVDPLDGTKEFIHRTDEFTVNIALIVNCRPVLGVVFAPALGVTYFAMDGHGAYKKYADKAQRISARFPITLPYQVVASRRHGGEALEKFLQQLPDHVLVNAGSALKICLVAEGVADFYPRLGPTSEWDTAAGHAIINNAGGILCDAQYRPFQYNMRNTLLNGSFIVSHKNTPRFDFC, from the coding sequence ATGTTGACGCAAGACCTGCTGAGAAATGTAATAAAAATTACACATCAAGCCGGTGAAAAAATTATGTCTGTATATGGCGAGCAAGCTACTGACATTAATATCATGCAAAAAGAAGATGGATCGCCTTTAACTAAAGCTGATTTACTTGCTCATCAAACTATTATTGATGGATTAAAATTATTGACGCCTGATATTCCGATATTATCTGAAGAATCTAGCGAAGCAGAGTGCTCGCAACGACATCAGTGGCCCACGCTTTGGATGGTGGATCCTTTGGATGGAACTAAAGAGTTTATTCATCGCACAGATGAGTTTACAGTCAATATCGCCTTGATTGTTAATTGTCGTCCAGTGTTGGGGGTTGTGTTTGCGCCTGCTTTGGGCGTGACTTATTTTGCTATGGATGGCCATGGCGCCTACAAAAAATATGCAGATAAAGCGCAACGCATTTCAGCGCGTTTTCCTATTACGCTGCCATATCAAGTGGTGGCAAGTCGTCGACATGGCGGCGAAGCTTTGGAAAAATTCTTGCAACAACTTCCTGATCATGTATTAGTGAATGCAGGCAGCGCGCTGAAAATTTGCTTGGTCGCCGAAGGTGTAGCTGATTTTTATCCACGACTTGGCCCTACGAGCGAGTGGGACACCGCTGCGGGCCATGCGATTATCAATAATGCTGGCGGTATTTTATGTGATGCACAATATCGTCCCTTTCAATATAATATGCGAAATACCTTGCTCAATGGATCATTTATAGTTAGTCATAAAAATACGCCGCGATTTGATTTTTGTTAG